In the Pleuronectes platessa chromosome 8, fPlePla1.1, whole genome shotgun sequence genome, one interval contains:
- the kctd12b gene encoding BTB/POZ domain-containing protein KCTD12b — protein MALPDSSISVEELPFPEIIELNVGGQVYITRFSTLTSVPDSLLWEMFSRKSAKGLARDTKGRFFVDRDGFLFRYILDYMRDQQLVLPDHFPERGRLQREAEFFNLPELVKLLVPKISKQNSLGDEGCQSDPEDSSPGIDTARNLSSQGAAAAACASLVPGAMDGKRSGFITIGYRGSYTLGRDSQTDAKFRRVARIMVCGKTSLAKEVFGETLNESRDPDRPPERYTSRYYLKFTFLEQAFDKLADAGFHMVACNSTGTCAFAHEQTDDKIWTSYTEYVFYRE, from the coding sequence ATGGCGTTACCAGATAGTAGCATATCTGTGGAGGAACTGCCCTTCCCAGAGATTATAGAGCTTAATGTTGGAGGCCAGGTGTACATAACCCGCTTCTCCACCCTCACAAGTGTGCCAGACTCTCTGCTGTGGGAGATGTTCAGTCGAAAGTCAGCCAAAGGTCTGGCCAGGGACACCAAGGGGCGCTTCTTTGTGGACCGTGATGGTTTCCTGTTCCGTTACATCTTGGATTACATGCGGGACCAGCAGCTGGTCCTTCCTGACCACTTCCCCGAACGCGGGCGCCTGCAGAGGGAGGCTGAGTTCTTCAACCTGCCAGAGCTCGTGAAGCTACTGGTGCCCAAAATCAGCAAGCAGAACTCGCTGGGCGACGAGGGGTGTCAGAGCGACCCGGAGGACTCCTCACCCGGGATTGACACGGCCCGTAACCTCAGCTCACAgggtgctgcagctgctgcgtgTGCCAGCCTGGTGCCCGGTGCCATGGATGGCAAACGTTCCGGGTTCATCACCATCGGCTACCGAGGCTCATATACTCTGGGCCGTGACAGCCAGACCGATGCTAAGTTCCGCAGGGTGGCACGAATCATGGTTTGTGGGAAGACCTCCTTGGCCAAAGAGGTCTTTGGGGAGACGCTCAACGAGAGCCGTGACCCTGACCGCCCACCTGAGCGCTACACGTCCCGCTATTATCTGAAGTTCACCTTTCTGGAGCAGGCTTTTGACAAGCTGGCCGACGCAGGCTTCCACATGGTGGCCTGTAACTCTACAGGAACCTGCGCCTTTGCCCATGAGCAGACGGACGACAAGATCTGGACCAGCTACACTGAATATGTGTTCTACCGTGAGTGA